The DNA region CCCGGAAACAACTCGAACAGTTGCGCAACACCATCGCCTATATCTCAAATATCCGGGCCGATAGCTTGGCTACCCAGGAGCAAAAGATTAGCGATCTGACGGCCATCGAGGATGCTCAGCTCAATCGCGACCTGATCATTGCCATCTTATCCCTGAGCGGCTCGCGTTGGACTGCTGTCTCGCAGGAAGCTGCCAACGTCTTGGATCAGGTGATGCGCGAGCCAATCCGTGAAAGCCAGTTGCTGACTGTTTACCAAAAAGTCCCCAGACTGGTCAGCTTATCATTTCCGGAAGACCAATCTAGCATTATTACCGCGCTGGTTCAGGCGTTTATCGTCCCCAACAGTCTTTATGACGCAGAGCAAACCGAGGCTGCCAGCCAACAAGCCCGCCTTGAGGTCCAACCTGTAACTCGCACGTATAGGACCAATGAAATCATTATCCAGGCAGGCAAAGTAATCTCACCGACCGATTATGAAGCCCTCCAGCAGTATGGGTTGGCCCAACCGCAAAATCGCTGGCCAGATGTCATCAGCTCAATCGGGCTCACATTAATCACAGCGGCAATCTTCATATACTACTATCGGGCGCATCCCCAGGTTTTCAATGGCAGTTTGGGCCTAAGAAGACTGACGTTGATCATCACCCTTTTTATGCTTTTCTTGATCATTGCGCGTATTGTAATCCCTGGCCACGCCGTGATCCCGTATGTTTATCCGGTTATGGGTTATGCCCTGACCATTGCCACTTTGTTCTCCTCCGAGCTGGCGATCATCACGGTCATCCCATTAGCCTATATGATCCCTTACGGCCTGCCAGATGCCCAGGTTCTCACCCTTTACTATCTCTTGGGGAGTCTCTTCGGAATCTTCGTTGTACGCAAAGGTCAAAGGCTGACCTCTTTCTTCTGGGCTGGAGCAGCTGTCGCAATTTCGGGAGCCGTGGTTGCCATTGCCTACCGCATTATCCAACCTACAGCTGATTGGGTGGGTATTGCCACCCTTGCCCTCGCAGCACTCATCAATGGCATCGCCTCGGCCAGCATCGGATTGATCTTCCATTACTACCTGTCGCCTCTCCTGGGAATGATCTCCCATCTGCAGCTGATCGAGCTCTCACGGCCTGACCACCCCCTCCAACAGCTATTATTACGGAACGCCCCAGGCACCTATCAGCATAGCCTGCAGCTGGCAAACCTGGTGGAACAAGCTGCTGAGACAATTAATGGAGAGGCAGCTTTGGCGCGCGTAGGTGCACTGTATCACGATATTGGAAAGATCCTGAATCCGTTTTTCTTCATTGAAAACCAACCCTCCGGCAACATCAATACGCACAACGACTTGGATCCTGAGACGAGTGCAGCCACCATCATCCGGCATGTCAGCGATGGCCTGGAGCTGGGTCGAAAATATCACCTGCCCAAACAGCTGCTAGACTTCATTGGCCAGCACCACGGCACCACGATCACTCGTTACCAGTACACGCGCGCCCTCGAGCTGGCCGGGATGGACAAGACTGCGGTCGATATCGAGAAATTCCGTTACCCAGGACCCCGCCCCAGCACGCGCGAGATTGCCATGCTCATGCTGGCCGACACCTGTGAAGCACGTATGCGTGCAGAACGACCCAAAGATGAAGAAGCCTTGCACGAACTGATTAAAAGCGTGATCAAGGATAAGCTTGATCTTGGTGAGCTGGACGACACCCAGTTGACCCTAAAAGACCTGGAGGAGATCGCTGATTCCTTTACATCCACGCTAAGAGGTGTATATCACCCACGTATCCAGTATCCAAAATCGGATAATGATGAAAAAACCAGGCCGGTAAATTATCGCCTCCCCGATGGTGACACACCCCCCCTCCCGGTTGACACTGGAACATCCTCCCAACACACCTAGCCCTCCACAAGAAGAAGGAATTATGGTCACGCTTCAGGTGAAACGGAACATCAGGCTCCTGGTCGAAAAATCTAAATTGCTGCAAGCCGCCCAATTGACCCTGGATATGGCTGAACTTGCTCAAAAAGCGGAGCTGGGCATTGTCATTGGAAATGATGAATTCATTCGCAGCCTTAATAAAAAATACAGGCAGGTCGATGCACCAACGGATGTGCTCTCTTTCACTGCGGGTGAAGTGGACCCTGATACATCCGATTTATACCTGGGAGATGTGGTGATCTCGCTGCCGCGCGCCCAGGAACAAGCCAACACGGGGGGGCATTTGCTGGTAGAGGAGCTACAGTTGCTAGTGGTGCATGGCTCCCTGCACCTGCTGGGTTATGACCACGTAGAGGCGAGCGAGAAGAATAAAATGCAAGCTGCCCAGGATAAGATCCTGGGTGAGCTGGGTGTACGAGCAATCGGGAAATTATAGCTATGGCTGGCCAGCCACCTGGTTTTTTACGCTCGCGCCTCAAGGCGTTTGGTTATGCCTTTTCTGGATGGTGGTATGTCATCCGGACCCAACGCAATGCCTGGATACACATGCTGGTCAGTATTGCGGTGGTATTGTTATCTCTGCTCTTGCAAATTTCTGCAAATGGCTGGGCATTGATCATCCTGGCGATTGCCCTGGTGTGGATCGCTGAGTTTCTCAACACCGCCCTTGAAGCCGTGGTGGATTTAGCCAGCAACCGCCAGGACCATGAGCTAGCCAGGGTGGGCAAAGACGTAGGTGCGGCAGCCGTATTGATTGCAGCCATTGCCAGCGTCATCATCGGCTTGCTTGTACTGGGTCCCCCCTTATTGGCAATGATCAATTCACACTTTTAACATTTTCATAATCACGGTTTCGAATATATATAGTATTTATCAATATAATCAAGGTAATCACCGGAGGTGGGTATGGCAAATTCCTTCCGATTTGGTACTGTAGGTTCCCCCATTTCAACCCCTAAAAAGCCAGGGGGAAGTGTTGGAGCCGTTTTACGCTTGAGAGAATTGGGATTGGATGCCCTGGAGCTAGGTTGGGTACGTGCCGTGCGGGTGTCCGAGGAAACATGCGCAGCCATCCGTGCTTGTGCGGGAGAGCAGGATGTCAAGATCAGCATCCATGCCCCCTATTTCATCAACTTGAACGCCAGCGATGAGGAATGGGTAAATTCACGCAAGCGCCTGATGGATGCCGCATTTTACGGGAACTTGGCTGGGGCAAGCGATATCATCTTCCATCCGGGGTCATACTTTGGAAAACCTCCTACGGAAGTCCTGCCATTGGCTATTCAACGCCTGCAGGGTTGTATGCAGGAGATCAGGTCAGCGGGTAACCTTGTGGTGCTACGCCCAGAAACCATGGGCAAGTCTGCCATGCTCGGCTCCCTGGAAGACACCCTGGAGATGGCAAAGTCAGTGAAGGGTATAGTACCCTGCATTGATTTTGCCCATCTGCACGCACGCCCTGGGGATGGCTCTGTGAACACCTATGAGGAATTTTCGAGTATCCTCGAGCAATATGGAAATGCCCTGGGAAGCCATGCCCTCTCTGACCTGCACATCCACCTGTCGGGCATCAAATACACTGAAAAGGGTGAACGGGAGCACCTGCCCATCCAGGAATCTGATCTGAACTTGGAAGGCCTGTTCAAAGCCCTGCACGACTTTCACGGCAAGGGCAGGATATTGTGCGAAAGCCCGGTCATGGAAGACGACGCAATCTACATGAAGGAACTATGGGGCAAAAAATAAGGCCGCCACGATAATGGCAGCCAATGGTATCGATTGAATAGGCTATTGCTCAGCGTACCTGGTTGAAATAGATGATCACCAGGTTCTTCTGGCAGTCTTCATATGTGTTGAAATAGATTCTGTCGGATAACGGCAGGTTTTGCTGGTCAAGCAGTTGGATCCACAGTGTGCCTTCCGAAGGGATTAGCTGATTGGCAATGGTGATCTCAAACCCTCCGAAACCATACTGGGGTGCCAGCCCGGTCATGGCTAAATTTTCAACGCTCTCCGCACCAGTCAACGCGCCACCCAGCTCGACGAATAAGCCTCTCACGGCTTCACCATTCAGGCTGGTTGCCTGACCAGCCACACCCATCCAGTCGCAGCTTGCCGTCTGGTGAAATTGCGACGCAGTAATCAAGGATGGGCTTCCCTGCTGAAGCTCGAAGGCATACTCGTCTGCCGGTTCAACCATCACAGCAGGTTTCTCTGTAGGAATTACTTCCTGCCTCAGCACTGGTCCGGCTACCAGTGTGGGGATTGGCGTTTCCACTCCGGCCTGGGGCATGCTCGTCGGTGTCCAGGTTGGTACCAGGGTATGGCGTGGGGTCACAGTCACAGTCGGCGGAAGCAAGGCCGGGTTAAGCGTGCCAGGTGGGAATGGATTTAAAGAACTGTTTGGATTCAAAAAGAGGATGACAAAATAGGACAACACGCACACTAATGTCACCAGGATTAAGACCGTCAGGATATTCCAAATCCTGGCGCTGGATCTCTTCGCTGGTGCCGGCTCTTGCTCCTCTTTTTGATGTGATAAATGCATGAATCAGATCCCCTGACGCCCGTTTTTATGGGACAAGTATTTGTATGTCACTTTGTGACTTGCGCTCAGCAAGCCATGCCTGCACGGCTTCAAGCTGTAACACCCGGCGCGCGTCCGGCGAAAGCGGATGTTCGGGGTCACGTTCTAGCAGGTAAAGCAC from Anaerolineales bacterium includes:
- the ybeY gene encoding rRNA maturation RNase YbeY; amino-acid sequence: MVTHPPSRLTLEHPPNTPSPPQEEGIMVTLQVKRNIRLLVEKSKLLQAAQLTLDMAELAQKAELGIVIGNDEFIRSLNKKYRQVDAPTDVLSFTAGEVDPDTSDLYLGDVVISLPRAQEQANTGGHLLVEELQLLVVHGSLHLLGYDHVEASEKNKMQAAQDKILGELGVRAIGKL
- a CDS encoding diacylglycerol kinase, with amino-acid sequence MAGQPPGFLRSRLKAFGYAFSGWWYVIRTQRNAWIHMLVSIAVVLLSLLLQISANGWALIILAIALVWIAEFLNTALEAVVDLASNRQDHELARVGKDVGAAAVLIAAIASVIIGLLVLGPPLLAMINSHF